In the genome of Ammospiza nelsoni isolate bAmmNel1 chromosome 7, bAmmNel1.pri, whole genome shotgun sequence, one region contains:
- the ACVR1 gene encoding activin receptor type-1 encodes MILPVLMVMAFPSPSWQDDERKLKMVPYECVCEGISCGNGDRCQGQRCFASLSINDGAKVYQKGCFQVYEQRKMTCKTPPSPNQAVECCQGHLCNMNITAQLPSSKGQTFQGEAAGYSMETLIIVILAPVVVLIVFSAVAVLIIRRIQKNHMERLNSRDAEYGTIEGLIASNVGDSTLADLLDHSCTSGSGSGLPFLVQRTVARQITLVECVGKGRYGEVWRGQWQGENVAVKIFSSRDEKSWFRETELYNTVLLRHENILGFIASDMTSRNSSTQLWLITHYHEMGSLYDYLQLTTLDTVSCLRIVLSIASGLAHLHIEIFGTQGKPAISHRDLKSKNILVKKNGQCCIADLGLAVMHSQSTNQLDVGNNPRVGTKRYMAPEVLDESIQADCFDSYKRVDIWAFGLVLWEVARRMVSNGIVEDYKPPFYDLVPNDPSFEDMRKVVCVDQQRPNIPNRWFSDPTLTSLAKLMKECWYQNPSARLTALRIKKTLTKIDNSLDKLKADC; translated from the exons ATGATTCTCCCTGTACTGATGGTGATGGCGTTCCCATCTCCGAGCTGGCAAG ACGATGAACGGAAGCTCAAGATGGTGCCCTACGAGTGTGTGTGTGAAGGCATCTCCTGTGGGAACGGGGACCGGTGCCAAGGCCAGCGCTGCTTTGCTTCCCTGAGCATTAATGACGGGGCCAAGGTCTACCAGAAGGGCTGCTTCCAGGTCTATGAGCAACGGAAAATGACCTGCAAAACACCCCCGTCCCCCAACCAGGCCGTGGAGTGCTGCCAGGGGCACCTGTGCAACATGAACAtcactgcccagctgccctcctCCAAAG GGCAAACCTTTcaaggagaagctgcaggttACAGCATGGAAACACTAATCATCGTTATCCTGGCCCCTGTGGTAGTGTTGATAGTTTTTTCTGCAGTAGCTGTGCTGATCATACGGAGAATACAGAAGAACCACATGGAGAGGCTCAATTCCAGGGATGCAGAGTATGGCACAATCGAGGGCCTCATTGCCTCCAACGTGGGGGACAGCACGCTGGCA GATTTGTTGGACCATTCCTGCACATCTGGAAGTGGCTCTGGACTTCCCTTCTTGGTGCAAAGAACGGTGGCTCGCCAGATCACGCTTGTGGAGTGTGTGG GAAAGGGCCGTTACGGAGAAGTGTGGAGGGGTCAGTGGCAAGGAGAAAACGTTGCTGTGAAGATCTTCTCTTCTAGGGATGAAAAGTCCTGGTTCAGGGAAACtgagctgtacaacactgtaCTGCTGCGGCACGAGAATATTTTAG gtTTTATTGCATCCGACATGACTTCCAGGAACTCGAGCACGCAGCTGTGGCTGATCACACACTACCACGAGATGGGCTCTCTGTACGACTACCTGCAGCTGACCACGCTGGACACGGTGAGCTGCCTGCGCATCGTGCTGTCCATCGCCAGCGGCCTGGCGCACCTGCACATCGAGATCTTCGGCACGCAGGGCAAGCCGGCCATCTCCCACCGCGACCTCAAGAGCAAGAACATCCTCGTCAAGAAGAACGGGCAGTGCTGCATCGCCGACCTGG GCCTGGCAGTGATGCATTCCCAGAGCACGAACCAGCTGGATGTGGGGAACAACCCCCGCGTGGGCACCAAGCGCTACATGGCCCCCGAGGTGCTGGACGAGTCCATCCAGGCCGACTGCTTCGACTCCTACAAGCGCGTGGACATCTGGGCCTTCGGGCTGGTGCTCTGGGAGGTGGCCAGGCGCATGGTCAGCAACG GAATTGTGGAAGACTACAAGCCACCCTTTTATGACTTGGTTCCGAACGACCCCAGTTTTGAAGACATGAGGAAAGTGGTCTGTGTGGATCAGCAGAGGCCCAACATTCCCAACAGATGGTTCTCAGACCCG ACGTTGACGTCCCTTGCCAAGCTGATGAAGGAGTGCTGGTACCAGAACCCCTCAGCCAGACTGACAGCCCTGCGCATCAAAAAGACTTTGACCAAAATTGACAATTCCTTAGACAAACTGAAAGCTGACTGTTGA